A single Vigna radiata var. radiata cultivar VC1973A chromosome 8, Vradiata_ver6, whole genome shotgun sequence DNA region contains:
- the LOC106770990 gene encoding 7-methylguanosine phosphate-specific 5'-nucleotidase A isoform X2 — protein MNHSFQLQVQAIIATSFRQRHFSFSSRYTASRVSFSSFCCGRNSEMEEVKVASDFLVGDPALLEKKIDAIRSGGPQKLQVIADFDATLTKFSVNGTRGQSSHGLLQQGNPEYDAKRQQLYEYYHPLEFSPTIGLEEKTKLMEEWWGKTHALLVEGGLTYESITQSVANANIAFREGVSELLEFLEERDIPVLIFSAGLADIIEEVLRQKLHRSFKNVRIVSNRMVFNDNGSLVSFKGKLIHSLNKNEHALDMAAPVHERFGDLDGPTDDNASLKKRTNVLLLGDHLGDLGMSDGLNYETRISMGFLNHNIENSLSCYREAFDVVFVNDAAMWGVIKLVSEICSSGV, from the exons ATGAATCATAGCTTCCAACTTCAAGTTCAAGCTATCATCGCCACCTCTTTTCGCCAACGCCACTTCTCCTTTTCTTCCCGTTACACTGCCTCGag GGTATCATTTTCTAGTTTTTGTTGCGGGAGAAATTCAGAAATGGAGGAAGTGAAGGTTGCTTCGGACTTCTTGGTGGGTGACCCTGCGTTGTTGGAGAAGAAAATTGATGCAATTCGTTCGGGTGGTCCCCAGAAGCTTCAG GTGATTGCTGATTTTGATGCCACGTTAACTAAGTTTTCGGTTAATGGAACTCGTGGTCAAA GCAGTCATGGCCTTTTGCAGCAGGGTAATCCAGAATATGATGCCAAAAGGCAGCAATTATATGAATACTACCATCCATTAGAATTTTCACCGACTATTGGACTTGAAGAGAAAACGAAGCTCATGGAAGAGTG GTGGGGAAAAACACACGCTCTGCTTGTTGAGGGAGGACTTACATATGAATCAATAACACAATCTGTTGCTAATGCTAACATAGCTTTCAGGGAAGGTGTCTCTGAACTTTTAGAGTTTCTGGAG gAAAGAGACATTCCTGTGTTAATATTCTCTGCAGGGCTCGCTGATATCATTGAAGAG GTCCTAAGGCAGAAACTTCACAGATCCTTCAAGAATGTGAGGATAGTATCCAACAGAATGGTATTTAATGACAATGGCAGCCTTGTATCATTTAAAG GAAAATTGATTCATAGCTTAAATAAAAATGAGCACGCTCTTGATATGGCAGCTCCTGTTCATGAGAGGTTTGGTGATTTGGATGGTCCTACTGATGACAATGCCTCATTGAAGAAGAGAACCAATGTTCTCCTTCTTGGTGATCACCTTGGAGACTTGGGAATGTCTGATGGTTTGAATTATGAGACCCGAATATCCATGGGATTCCT GAACCACAACATTGAGAACTCACTCAGCTGCTATCGAGAAGCTTTTGACGTTGTTTTTGTG AATGATGCAGCCATGTGGGGAGTTATCAAATTGGTGTCTGAAATCTGTTCAAGTGGTGTTTGA
- the LOC106771745 gene encoding transcription factor TGA4 isoform X1 encodes MSSSNHFNQGSRFLASKPRNEVDAKEEIFRIEGNTTFATNYGRWLEKHNKLICEIRSALNDEVVDDKLVFLIDISLKHYLEFSEMKTSDVSNVAWCTAADQSLWWIGGFRPSKLLQVIVPQLQHSCSQQQLSDICNLVQSCEQVEYALARGMEKLHQILHNATTEGERGLKLTSAPQQMRFLKQANDVRQEFLHRLCGLLTNSQYAEFLLCLGECLYNPSSSL; translated from the exons ATGAGTTCATCCAACCACTTCAACCAGGGCAGCAGATTTTTAGCAAGTAAGCCAAGGAATGAGGTTGATGCTAAAGAAGAAATCTTCAGAATTGAAG GAAACACAACATTTGCGACAAACTATGGACGTTGGTTggaaaaacacaataaacttATTTGTGAGATACGGAGTGCTTTAAATGATGAAGTTGTTGATGACAAACTAGTGTTTCTTATAGATATTTCATTGAAGCACTATTTGGAATTCTCAGAAATGAAAACAAGTGATGTCAGCAATGTTGCTTGGTGCACAGCAGCTGACCAAAGTCTGTGGTGGATTGGAGGATTTCGCCCTTCTAAACTGCTCCAG GTTATTGTGCCTCAACTTCAACATTCGTGTTCTCAGCAGCAACTTTCTGATATTTGCAATCTTGTACAATCATGTGAACAAGTAGAATATGCTCTTGCACGAGGCATGGAGAAACTTCACCAAATCCTTCATAATGCAACAACAGAAGGTGAGAGAGGATTAAAACTGACGTCTGCCCCACAACAAATGAGATTTCTAAAGCAG GCGAATGATGTTCGACAGGAATTTTTGCATCGACTATGTGGTCTGCTCACAAATAGTCAGTATGCAGAATTCTTACTTTGTTTGGGGGAATGCCTCTATAATCCTTCCAGCTCACTTTGA
- the LOC106770594 gene encoding RING-H2 finger protein ATL70-like, with translation MNNGTTSKGYGFNSDGFRYGVAFVIGSLVLLLTVAFACVRLRMAGIPPSHPTRDEDSAEQGFDHIDTSFESYPKLLYSQVEKGSTSTSIPSSSCSICLGDYKEGDILSSEESVLLLVSFIILTLIVTLAAYLCSTDIPRTTPSVPAAVTHSNHTTITVEAPEPCIDQSVCNFPNLQFSKTKLCGSTSSSSSSCSICLMDYKDRDSLRVLPACGHFFHVKCVDPWLRINMTCPVCRTPITLSDVTKTF, from the exons ATGAACAACGGCACAACCAGCAAGGGCTATGGTTTTAACTCAGATGGGTTCAGATATGGAGTAGCTTTTGTAATTGGGTCGCTGGTATTACTTCTCACGGTGGCTTTTGCATGTGTGCGCCTTCGCATGGCCGGAATTCCACCATCTCATCCCACAAGAGATGAAGACTCAGCTGAACAAGGCTTTGATCACATCGACACAAGCTTTGAAAGCTATCCGAAACTTTTATACTCCCAAGTAGAGAAGGGTTCAACTTCAACCAGCATCCCTTCTTCTAGCTGCTCCATCTGCTTAGGTGACTACAAAGAGGGTGACATTTTGAG TTCAGAGGAGTCTGTGTTATTGCTAGTGAGCTTTATTATTCTGACTCTTATCGTCACACTTGCTGCTTATTTGTGCTCTACTGATATTCCACGTACTACTCCTTCTGTTCCTGCAGCTGTGACGCACTCCAACCACACCACAATCACTGTGGAGGCACCTGAGCCATGCATAGATCAGAGTGTCTGCAACTTTCCAAATCTCCAATTTTCCAAAACCAAATTGTGTGGTAGCACTAGCAGTAGCTCTTCAAGCTGTTCCATATGCTTGATGGATTACAAAGACCGTGATTCCTTGAGAGTGTTGCCTGCCTGTGGTCACTTCTTCCATGTCAAGTGTGTTGATCCTTGGTTGAGAATCAATATGACCTGTCCAGTTTGTAGGACCCCAATAACCCTCTCAGATGTAACCAAAACTTTTTAG
- the LOC106771745 gene encoding TGACG-sequence-specific DNA-binding protein TGA-1A isoform X2 — protein sequence MSSSNHFNQGSRFLASKPRNEVDAKEEIFRIEDISLKHYLEFSEMKTSDVSNVAWCTAADQSLWWIGGFRPSKLLQVIVPQLQHSCSQQQLSDICNLVQSCEQVEYALARGMEKLHQILHNATTEGERGLKLTSAPQQMRFLKQANDVRQEFLHRLCGLLTNSQYAEFLLCLGECLYNPSSSL from the exons ATGAGTTCATCCAACCACTTCAACCAGGGCAGCAGATTTTTAGCAAGTAAGCCAAGGAATGAGGTTGATGCTAAAGAAGAAATCTTCAGAATTGAAG ATATTTCATTGAAGCACTATTTGGAATTCTCAGAAATGAAAACAAGTGATGTCAGCAATGTTGCTTGGTGCACAGCAGCTGACCAAAGTCTGTGGTGGATTGGAGGATTTCGCCCTTCTAAACTGCTCCAG GTTATTGTGCCTCAACTTCAACATTCGTGTTCTCAGCAGCAACTTTCTGATATTTGCAATCTTGTACAATCATGTGAACAAGTAGAATATGCTCTTGCACGAGGCATGGAGAAACTTCACCAAATCCTTCATAATGCAACAACAGAAGGTGAGAGAGGATTAAAACTGACGTCTGCCCCACAACAAATGAGATTTCTAAAGCAG GCGAATGATGTTCGACAGGAATTTTTGCATCGACTATGTGGTCTGCTCACAAATAGTCAGTATGCAGAATTCTTACTTTGTTTGGGGGAATGCCTCTATAATCCTTCCAGCTCACTTTGA
- the LOC106770593 gene encoding cucumber peeling cupredoxin-like produces MMLLQNPFFLSFSALFIGFFCHCSATKFTVGDSAGWIIPPYPTYYNNWTHSHFITVGDSIEFQFDDKFYNLIQVSQQEYEHCTSLEPLRIFNSSPVILPLKEKGVLFFTCSISNYCCLGQKIAISVHESSSQKPPSPSPSPSPSQVPIIISPPQLSPNGSAPQPHGSSGMISPPPSTGNTSGGNAGNPPVPSSTQDDANNAMALADGRSFTLSLGKVLSILGAFFGFWVM; encoded by the exons ATGATGCTTCTCCAAAACCccttttttctctcattctcagCATTGTTTATAGGCTTCTTCTGTCACTGTTCTGCAACAAAATTCACAGTGGGGGATTCAGCAGGCTGGATTATTCCACCATATCCAACATACTACAATAATTGGACACATTCCCATTTCATAACAGTAGGCGATTCTATTG AATTCCAGTTCGATGACAAATTCTACAACCTAATTCAGGTATCACAACAAGAGTACGAGCATTGCACATCACTTGAGCCTCTAAGGATATTCAATAGTAGCCCAGTAATTCTTCCGCTGAAGGAGAAAGGGGTGTTGTTCTTCACATGCAGCATCTCAAACTACTGTTGTCTAGGCCAGAAGATTGCAATTTCTGTTCATGAAAGTTCTTCACAAAAACCCCCATCACCATCACCTTCACCTTCACCCTCTCAAGTGCCAATCATAATCTCTCCTCCACAACTGTCACCAAATGGGTCTGCTCCTCAACCTCATGGATCTAGTGGCATGATTAGCCCTCCACCTTCGACTGGAAACACTTCAGGAGGCAATGCTGGGAACCCACCTGTGCCATCTTCCACTCAAGATGATGCGAATAATGCAATGGCCTTGGCAGATGGGAGAAGTTTCACTCTGTCTCTGGGGAAAGTCTTATCTATTCTTGGTGCTTTCTTTGGCTTTTGGGTGATGTAG
- the LOC106770990 gene encoding 7-methylguanosine phosphate-specific 5'-nucleotidase A isoform X1 codes for MNHSFQLQVQAIIATSFRQRHFSFSSRYTASRVSFSSFCCGRNSEMEEVKVASDFLVGDPALLEKKIDAIRSGGPQKLQVIADFDATLTKFSVNGTRGQSSHGLLQQGNPEYDAKRQQLYEYYHPLEFSPTIGLEEKTKLMEEWWGKTHALLVEGGLTYESITQSVANANIAFREGVSELLEFLEERDIPVLIFSAGLADIIEEVLRQKLHRSFKNVRIVSNRMVFNDNGSLVSFKGKLIHSLNKNEHALDMAAPVHERFGDLDGPTDDNASLKKRTNVLLLGDHLGDLGMSDGLNYETRISMGFLNHNIENSLSCYREAFDVVFVDSSLTISTIQCFVSLNNITYVEDFWIAYS; via the exons ATGAATCATAGCTTCCAACTTCAAGTTCAAGCTATCATCGCCACCTCTTTTCGCCAACGCCACTTCTCCTTTTCTTCCCGTTACACTGCCTCGag GGTATCATTTTCTAGTTTTTGTTGCGGGAGAAATTCAGAAATGGAGGAAGTGAAGGTTGCTTCGGACTTCTTGGTGGGTGACCCTGCGTTGTTGGAGAAGAAAATTGATGCAATTCGTTCGGGTGGTCCCCAGAAGCTTCAG GTGATTGCTGATTTTGATGCCACGTTAACTAAGTTTTCGGTTAATGGAACTCGTGGTCAAA GCAGTCATGGCCTTTTGCAGCAGGGTAATCCAGAATATGATGCCAAAAGGCAGCAATTATATGAATACTACCATCCATTAGAATTTTCACCGACTATTGGACTTGAAGAGAAAACGAAGCTCATGGAAGAGTG GTGGGGAAAAACACACGCTCTGCTTGTTGAGGGAGGACTTACATATGAATCAATAACACAATCTGTTGCTAATGCTAACATAGCTTTCAGGGAAGGTGTCTCTGAACTTTTAGAGTTTCTGGAG gAAAGAGACATTCCTGTGTTAATATTCTCTGCAGGGCTCGCTGATATCATTGAAGAG GTCCTAAGGCAGAAACTTCACAGATCCTTCAAGAATGTGAGGATAGTATCCAACAGAATGGTATTTAATGACAATGGCAGCCTTGTATCATTTAAAG GAAAATTGATTCATAGCTTAAATAAAAATGAGCACGCTCTTGATATGGCAGCTCCTGTTCATGAGAGGTTTGGTGATTTGGATGGTCCTACTGATGACAATGCCTCATTGAAGAAGAGAACCAATGTTCTCCTTCTTGGTGATCACCTTGGAGACTTGGGAATGTCTGATGGTTTGAATTATGAGACCCGAATATCCATGGGATTCCT GAACCACAACATTGAGAACTCACTCAGCTGCTATCGAGAAGCTTTTGACGTTGTTTTTGTG GATTCCAGTCTCACAATCTCAACCATTCAGTGTTTTGTTTCACTGAATAATATAACTTATGTAGAAGACTTCTGGATTgcatattcttaa
- the LOC106772168 gene encoding nuclear pore complex protein NUP1: protein MATEEKEKGYEGGAGAGGKFRKRPFRGRTQTTPYDRPPTSLRNPNRNSSNNNGWFSNLLDPAQRLITHSVHSLFSSLFRKRLPPPPPPETEPEVKNISQEEAVFVASNSSGLQEVPVGVSDTQINCSDEGGLTELEKLLKQKTFSRSEIDHLTALMRSRTVDAPVREEEKGTGVVPSEPVVQSGQKECPKTLALENGIENTVAVTPHVISSFPIEDVASPAELAKSYMGSRHSKVSSSVLGVQTSAFWEDPTLVNREKFPLKSPIMTIVPRTTKYAAVHENGFMTSRSRRRSAIYNMARTPYARIYPTSTLKGGEHAVEDEPSLSSQSAFNHDVHSGSKTGAVKRRNSVLDNDIGSVGPVRRVRQKSNLLYSKGSSSLISGNSLSVDRNQMVVNASQQGSSMQKPILLDEVKHSHIKLSEENVDGTIPSLSFPPLPSKSSEMASKIMQQLDKLVSPKEKSSESRLTIVNDNSPTKLSPSMLSGQALQSMEMVDSSKLLNNMHGNSLDGPFGNLSGSAQNQKLNSQRDKVENGPLKLVAPTDGLLPLITTEDATKTSNKVSSTAKSGDFFTIKSVSDLPRKKRAFHMSAHEDFLDLDDDDYPNGAVSSFSLEKETTSSTAVMGETNSSHEATEQENPSALSKTSTIDGKAHIGTAYKSKVGEKVDVSIFSTSSNINPTYKPVTATPNGSVGKPPLFISENKVVSSKEFTAPRAPPKEITKAGPTFGLEKVVSSKDRVTDAPLVEYGSNKNVNKVLPVPFTASSSIGAEPSFLKFSASVSNLGSSISTTTVAGPTDAMPKVREADNGNAESTNDTESSVRASELASSSAASTSFLTSSKSIFNFGHNSNQNNGSLASPSFSSFPPPVSGNFTSQNIFSSAISNMADSNGSSMASMTTGTMASSNGSSSTPVVASSYPTTSVFKFGSSPVPSTSLPLSSSGLEPLETKRSQDAGAGSLSSTAFGSSSAGIGNFGFSSSATKTVNSLSRSVVGASSGSVLGAQASTTIGLEAFTQTQSVPFGSSASSPSYGLTGNTTFSLSSFSSPSSSPSFSSGSSLFSSSPAMNVLNSGTTFGLSTSACSSTGNSFSSNTSTSSTLFGSSWQPSKSPFGATFNSSSLSSSGLSLGTSTASVSSQTMFLSTSSASTPQFSFTSAAASISTQHAFGSPTPAFAFGSAPVNNQKTSMEDGMAEDTVQATPPATSVFGQQPAPFQSNFVFGASTPPGASSFQFGSQQNIAPQNPSFQTSGSVGGSFSLGTGGGDKSGRRIVKVKPRQRKK, encoded by the exons ATGGCGACcgaagagaaagagaagggaTACGAAGGGGGAGCAGGAGCAGGAGGCAAATTTCGCAAACGCCCCTTCCGCGGAAGGACCCAAACGACGCCGTATGATCGCCCGCCAACCTCACTCAGAAACCCTAACAGgaacagcagcaacaacaatgGTTGGTTTTCCAACCTTCTGGATCCCGCTCAGAGGTTAATCACTCACAGCGTTCACTCTCTCTTCTCCTCCCTTTTCCGCAAGCgccttcctcctcctcctcctccag AGACGGAACCAGAAGTGAAGAACATTAGTCAGGAAGAGGCCGTCTTT GTTGCAAGCAATTCGTCTGGCCTGCAAGAAGTTCCTGTTGGTGTAAGTGATACTCAAATTAATTGTTCTGATGAGGGTGGATTAACTGAACTTGAGAAACTATTAAAACAGAAGACTTTCAGCAG ATCTGAGATTGATCATTTGACAGCACTTATGCGTTCAAGAACTGTGGATGCACCTGTTAGGGAAGAAGAGAAGGGGACAGGTGTGGTTCCCTCAGAACCAGTGGTGCAAAGTGGACAAAAGGAATGTCCCAAAACACTGGCACTAGAAAATGGGATTGAAAATACTGTTGCTGTAACCCCACATGTTATTTCAAGT TTTCCTATTGAAGATGTTGCTTCACCTGCGGAGCTTGCAAAGTCTTACATGGGTAGCAGGCATTCCAAAGTATCCTCTTCAGTTTTAGGTGTTCAAACATCTGCATTTTGGGAGGATCCAACTCTTGTAAACAGGGAAAAGTTTCCTCTTAAATCCCCTATTATGACCATTGTGCCTAGGACTACTAAATATGCTGCAGTTCATGAAAATGGTTTTATGACCTCAAGATCTCGTAGAAGATCTGCAATATATAATATGGCTCGAACACCATATGCCAGAATTTATCCAACATCCACACTAAAG GGTGGTGAGCATGCTGTTGAAGATGAGCCATCGTTGTCAAGTCAGTCTGCATTTAATCATGATGTGCATTCTGGATCTAAAACAGGG GCAGTAAAACGTAGAAATTCagttttggataatgatatagGATCTGTTGGTCCTGTTCGCAGAGTTCGCCAGAAGTCAAATCTTCTATATTCTAAAGGCTCGAGCTCACTTATTTCTGGTAACTCTTTGTCCGTGGATAGGAATCAAATGGTTGTGAATGCTTCACAGCAAGGGTCTTCCATGCAGAAGCCTATTCTGCTGGATGAAGTCAAGCATAGCCATATAAAATTATCCGAAGAAAATGTGGATGGCACTATACCTAGTTTGAGCTTTCCCCCTTTGCCCTCAAAATCAAGTGAAATGGCTTCAAAAATAATGCAGCAACTAGATAAGTTGGTTTCTCCAAAAGAGAAATCATCTGAATCAAGGCTAACAATTGTGAATGATAATTCACCAACAAAGTTGTCACCTTCCATGCTAAGTGGACAGGCTCTTCAAAGCATGGAAATGGTAGATTCATCAAAATTGCTGAACAATATGCATGGTAATAGCTTAGATGGCCCATTTGGAAATTTGTCAGGTAGTGCTCAGAATCAGAAGTTAAATTCTCAGAGAGACAAGGTTGAAAATGGTCCATTGAAGCTTGTTGCTCCTACCGATGGATTACTTCCACTCATAACAACTGAAGATGCTACAAAAACAAGTAATAAAGTCTCGTCTACTGCAAAATCTGGGGATTTTTTTACGATAAAATCTGTCTCTGATCTGCCACGAAAGAAGAGGGCATTCCATATGAGTGCCCATGAG GATTTTCTGGATCTGGACGATGATGATTATCCAAATGGAGCagtctcttccttttctcttgaGAAAGAAACGACAAGCTCCACTGCTGTGATGGGGGAAACTAATTCTAGTCATGAAGCAACTGAACAGGAGAATCCATCAGCATTATCTAAGACTTCTACAATAGATGGTAAGGCTCATATTGGAACCGCCTATAAATCTAAGGTTGGTGAAAAAGTTGATGTGTCTATCTTTAGCACATCATCTAACATTAATCCAACCTACAAGCCAGTTACGGCTACACCAAATGGATCAGTTGGTAAACCTCCCTTGTTTATATCTGAGAATAAAGTGGTTTCGTCAAAAGAGTTCACAGCTCCTCGTGCTCCACCAAAGGAGATAACCAAAGCAGGTCCTACATTTGGGTTGGAAAAAGTTGTTTCATCAAAGGATCGTGTTACTGACGCTCCACTGGTGGAATATGGCTccaataaaaatgtaaacaagGTTCTTCCGGTGCCATTCACTGCTTCATCATCCATTGGTGCTGAACCATCTTTTCTGAAATTCAGTGCTTCTGTCTCAAACCTGGGAAGTTCAATCAG CACAACTACTGTTGCTGGTCCAACTGATGCTATGCCAAAAGTTCGTGAAGCTGATAATGGTAATGCTGAGAGTACTAATGATACTGAATCTTCTGTTAGGGCTTCAGAACTTGCTAGTTCATCTGCTGCATCAACATCATTTTTGACATCATCCAAGAGTATATTCAATTTTGGGCacaattcaaatcaaaataatggGTCTCTGGCAAGCCCTTCGTTCTCTTCTTTTCCACCCCCTGTATCTGGTAATTTCACCAGTCAGAATATATTCAGCAGTGCCATTAGTAACATGGCAGATTCTAATGGCAGTAGCATGGCAAGTATGACGACTGGCACAATGGCATCAAGTAATGGCAGTTCTTCTACCCCAGTGGTGGCATCTTCATATCCGACAACTTCTGTTTTCAAATTTGGATCCTCTCCTGTCCCATCAACAAGCTTACCTTTATCATCTTCTGGTTTAGAGCCGCTGGAAACTAAAAGAAGTCAGGATGCAGGAGCTGGTAGTCTTAGCAGCACTGCCTTTGGTAGCTCATCTGCAGGGATTGGTAATTTTGGCTTCAGCTCTTCGGCAACTAAAACTGTAAATAGCCTCTCGAGATCTGTTGTTGGTGCTAGTAGTGGTTCTGTGCTTGGTGCCCAGGCTTCTACCACCATTGGGTTAGAAGCCTTTACTCAGACCCAGTCAGTTCCATTTGGTTCATCTGCATCTTCCCCATCATATGGGTTAACTGGgaacacaactttttctttgAGCAGTTTTTCATCTCCTTCATCCagcccttctttttcttctgggAGTTCGTTATTTTCCTCTAGTCCTGCCATGAATGTCTTGAACTCTGGCACAACTTTTGGACTTAGCACCTCGGCTTGCTCTTCAACAGGAAACTCCTTTAGCTCCAATACCAGTACAAGTTCTACTTTATTTGGGTCTAGTTGGCAGCCCAGCAAGTCTCCATTTGGTGCCACGTTTAATTCGTCATCTTTGTCTTCGTCTGGACTTTCCCTTGGAACATCCACCGCTTCTGTCAGTTCACAAACAATGTTTTTATCGACCTCCAGTGCATCAACTCCTCAATTTTCATTCACTTCAGCTGCAGCATCTATCTCAACACAACATGCTTTTGGAAGTCCTACTCCCGCCTTTGCATTTGGCTCAGCTCCTGTTAATAATCAGAAGACGAGTATGGAAGATGGTATGGCTGAGGATACAGTTCAAGCAACTCCACCAGCCACTTCTGTATTTGGTCAGCAACCTGCTCCGtttcaatcaaattttgtatttggtGCATCAACTCCACCGGGAGCCAGTTCTTTCCAGTTTGGTAGTCAACAGAATATTGCTCCGCAGAACCCTTCTTTTCAGACTTCTGGCAGTGTAGGTGGAAGTTTCTCATTGGGCACAGGTGGTGGTGACAAATCTGGTCGAAGAATTGTGAAAGTTAAACCCAGACAACGAAAGAAGTAG
- the LOC106771396 gene encoding uncharacterized protein LOC106771396 — translation MKGVKGKFLKKLKSIKPIGYLKQDRILQLKASDGYVDFLPKIPSFNLHAPFVFRENKPEKTVQSCEEVKMQEEPEVIDVAELMKDLEEEEMDLEDYNDNKENIGPCSLKPQQLNKGVLQSGNRTKTESKQRGVLEDKKSSPARVDSNSNRKTKTPLLDSDISSFRRPDLNSGSLFDPNLLAAFEQAVKEHARMTEEQRRVRVEEESSQKVEDEDPDTDPNPLMLFEEKCPPGGDGTVIFYTTSLRGIRKTFEDCNKVRFLLQSFKVLYFERDISMHKEFRDELWCSLDGKLVPPRLFVKGRYIGGAEEVLSLHEQGKLKKILEGVPMDYSNGPCEACGGIRFVLCFKCNGSHKVLEENGESNQCSQCNENGLIVCPYCC, via the coding sequence ATGAAGGGTGTGAAAGGAAAATTTCTGAAGAAGCTCAAATCGATCAAGCCAATCGGGTATCTCAAGCAAGATCGAATTCTCCAACTGAAAGCCTCAGATGGGTACGTCGATTTCCTCCCAAAGATTCCGAGTTTCAATCTGCACGCGCCATTCGTTTTCCGGGAAAACAAGCCGGAGAAAACTGTTCAGAGCTGCGAGGAAGTGAAAATGCAGGAGGAACCCGAGGTCATAGACGTGGCAGAGCTGATGAAAGaccttgaagaagaagaaatggatTTGGAAGATTACAATGACAACAAAGAGAACATAGGTCCATGTTCCCTGAAACCCCAGCAACTCAACAAGGGTGTTTTGCAGAGTGGGAACAGAACAAAAACAGAGTCAAAACAGAGAGGGGTTTTGGAGGATAAAAAGTCTTCACCGGCAAGAGTTGATAGTAACAgcaacagaaaaacaaaaaccccTTTGTTAGATTCTGACATTTCATCGTTCCGGAGACCAGACTTGAACTCTGGCAGCCTATTTGATCCGAATCTGCTGGCGGCGTTCGAGCAAGCCGTGAAGGAACATGCTAGAATGACAGAAGAGCAGAGGAGAGTCCGAGTTGAAGAAGAATCTTCACAGAAAGTGGAAGATGAAGATCCTGACACTGACCCTAACCCTTTGATGCTCTTTGAAGAGAAGTGTCCACCGGGGGGAGATGGCACTGTGATTTTCTACACCACATCGCTTAGGGGAATCCGGAAGACATTCGAAGACTGCAACAAAGTTCGCTTTTTACTTCAGAGttttaaagttttgtattttgagAGGGACATATCAATGCACAAGGAATTCAGGGATGAGTTGTGGTGCAGTTTAGATGGGAAGTTAGTGCCTCCAAGGCTTTTTGTCAAGGGGAGGTACATTGGTGGGGCAGAAGAAGTTCTTAGTTTGCATGAGCAaggaaagttgaagaaaatcTTAGAAGGGGTTCCAATGGATTACTCCAATGGCCCTTGTGAAGCGTGTGGAGGGATAAGGTTTGTGCTGTGCTTCAAGTGTAATGGTAGCCACAAGGTCTTGGAGGAAAATGGAGAGAGCAATCAGTGCTCTCAGTGTAATGAGAACGGGTTGATTGTGTGCCCTTATTGCTGCTAG